One segment of Macrotis lagotis isolate mMagLag1 chromosome 1, bilby.v1.9.chrom.fasta, whole genome shotgun sequence DNA contains the following:
- the C1H2orf74 gene encoding uncharacterized protein C2orf74 homolog, with protein MGRRAFVGNMKLNPKKLHAETKKKMTDPTKDRATSMKPGILVQRQDRKQMLVLPWKNEEIREEKRKMMEFDMPKWFDSDTEKEDSEMSEGEYLISNSSSAEDSKLIKEVTFSQEVVVVDLGKGNDKPQYYTREHKDQK; from the exons ATGGGAAGGAGAGCTTTTGTAGGGAATATGAAACTAAATCCTAAAAAGTTGCATGCAgagactaagaaaaaaatgacagatccCACCAAGGACAG AGCCACCTCAATGAAACCTGGCATTCTGGTGCAAAGACAGGACAGAAAACAAATGTTGGTTTTGCcatggaaaaatgaagaaatcagggaggaaaagaggaagatgatGGAGTTTGATATGCCCAAGTGGTTTGACAGTGATACTGAGAAAGAG GATTCCGAGATGTCAGAAGGAGAATACTTGATCTCTAACTCCTCCTCTGCTGAGGACAGCAAACTAATAAAAGAAGTAACATTTTCTCAAGAGGTCGTTGTTGTAGATCTTGGGAAAGGCAATGATAAACCTCAGTATTATACTAGAGAACATAAAGATCAAAAATGA